The following proteins are co-located in the Leptodactylus fuscus isolate aLepFus1 chromosome 8, aLepFus1.hap2, whole genome shotgun sequence genome:
- the TMEM186 gene encoding transmembrane protein 186 — translation MAQLIVRSPWLRPLCHFSVQLWKSNALYRTSFIGCGRISSTNKKPQIASTSLFCTASPINTDGKTDDSTKYKMIYKFPAIRFCRTLSRLKLVQTAMTALILPPVYYYYLQGQITQLSVIYCTGTALFAGTMLYALSAYLRRIIGMLYVDDDLTTVKVSHLTFWGNRKNIFVPIDDVKPLSETGDNRREILRQFARYSNSDILYFTTRYGFVLDREKFTKVFGELK, via the coding sequence ATGGCACAGCTCATCGTCAGGTCACCGTGGCTTAGACctttatgtcacttttctgtacAGTTGTGGAAATCTAACGCACTTTACAGAACTTCCTTTATTGGATGTGGGAGAATTTCATCTACAAATAAGAAGCCGCAGATAGCAAGCACAAGCTTATTCTGTACAGCTTCACCTATCAACACGGATGGAAAGACGGATGATTCCACCAAGTATAAGATGATCTACAAGTTTCCAGCAATAAGGTTCTGCAGGACGCTTTCCAGGTTGAAGCTTGTGCAGACAGCAATGACTGCGTTGATTCTTCCGCCTGTATATTACTACTATTTGCAAGGACAGATCACGCAGCTTTCTGTTATTTATTGTACTGGAACGGCTCTATTTGCTGGCACCATGCTGTATGCTCTCAGCGCTTACCTGCGTAGAATCATTGGGATGCTTTACGTGGATGACGACCTAACAACGGTGAAGGTTTCGCACTTGACTTTTTGGGGAAATAGAAAAAATATCTTTGTTCCAATTGATGATGTAAAACCACTTTCAGAAACTGGCGATAACAGGCGGGAAATTCTCCGACAGTTTGCAAGATATAGCAACTCTGATATTCTCTACTTTACTACTCGCTATGGTTTTGTCCTGGATAGAGAAAAGTTCACTAAGGTTTTTGGTGAATTGaaataa